A stretch of Aureispira sp. CCB-E DNA encodes these proteins:
- a CDS encoding OmpH family outer membrane protein, whose protein sequence is MNKYSNLLAHILWMNVLFFGVTFVVQAQGPIAYIDTDEVIKAMPEYKSTQVALETFQKQLVKQLDAEKKAIAKYYTDIIEQVKVGALTPKQQQDAEVKLQKMQEDLDKNTLEADRQLLAKEKNLSKPMYEKFEQGIASVAKKNGYAYVLDKKTLMAYGGGIDATQKLKKELGL, encoded by the coding sequence ATGAATAAATATTCTAATTTATTAGCCCATATCTTGTGGATGAATGTGTTGTTTTTTGGGGTAACTTTTGTTGTGCAAGCACAAGGACCAATTGCTTATATTGATACTGATGAAGTCATTAAAGCAATGCCAGAATATAAAAGTACTCAAGTTGCTTTGGAAACATTCCAAAAGCAATTGGTCAAACAATTGGATGCAGAGAAAAAAGCCATTGCCAAATATTATACAGATATCATCGAACAAGTAAAAGTTGGGGCGTTAACTCCTAAACAGCAGCAAGATGCAGAGGTGAAGCTGCAAAAAATGCAGGAAGACTTGGATAAAAATACTTTGGAAGCAGACCGTCAATTACTAGCAAAAGAAAAAAACTTATCGAAACCAATGTATGAAAAATTCGAACAAGGAATTGCTAGTGTTGCCAAAAAAAATGGATATGCTTATGTCTTAGATAAAAAGACTCTAATGGCGTATGGTGGCGGAATTGATGCTACCCAAAAATTGAAAAAAGAATTAGGGTTGTAA
- a CDS encoding OmpH family outer membrane protein — protein MKQLSLLVILLMFGLSTQAQYSKVAYVDMEKIMSSVPEYETAQRELEQQAERWRQEIAKEYDQIETMYREYQTREPLLSDEMRKTKQDEIVNKEKAVRSLQKARFGPEGELFKKRQSLVKPIQEKVYNAIQKIAKDRKYDFVFTAPDGATLIFAADDKDLTADVIKSLGK, from the coding sequence ATGAAACAATTATCATTGCTAGTGATTTTGCTGATGTTTGGTTTGTCTACACAAGCTCAATATTCAAAGGTTGCTTATGTTGATATGGAAAAAATTATGAGTTCTGTTCCTGAATACGAAACAGCACAGAGAGAATTGGAACAACAGGCAGAGCGTTGGAGACAAGAAATCGCAAAGGAATACGATCAAATAGAAACAATGTATCGCGAATACCAAACTCGTGAGCCTTTGTTAAGCGATGAAATGCGTAAAACCAAACAAGATGAAATTGTGAATAAGGAGAAAGCAGTGCGTAGCTTGCAAAAAGCACGCTTTGGACCAGAAGGGGAGTTGTTTAAAAAACGTCAAAGCTTGGTAAAACCAATTCAAGAAAAAGTCTATAATGCGATCCAAAAGATTGCAAAAGATAGAAAATACGATTTTGTTTTTACTGCTCCAGATGGTGCTACTTTGATCTTTGCTGCGGATGACAAAGATTTAACAGCAGATGTCATTAAAAGCTTAGGTAAATAA
- the ung gene encoding uracil-DNA glycosylase: MAAIKDVKIEATWKEALSEEFQKDYFAQIKSFLKNANAEGKTIYPPGNLIFNAFNKVPLPEVKVVILGQDPYHGPGQAHGLSFSVPKTAKIPPSLRNVYKELLEDVPGFEKPKHGNLETWADQGVFLLNAFLTVEHKKAGSHQKIGWANFTDAVIKKISDERDGVVFMLWGNFAKKKAALVDAEKHLILEAAHPSPLAGPAFLGNQHFSQANAYLEKQGKTPIDWILPVE; this comes from the coding sequence ATGGCTGCAATAAAGGATGTGAAAATAGAAGCAACTTGGAAAGAGGCATTATCTGAAGAGTTTCAAAAAGACTACTTTGCTCAAATTAAAAGTTTCTTAAAAAACGCAAATGCTGAAGGCAAAACAATTTATCCTCCTGGAAATTTGATTTTTAATGCCTTTAATAAAGTGCCCTTGCCAGAAGTAAAGGTTGTTATTTTAGGGCAAGATCCTTATCATGGTCCTGGGCAAGCACATGGCTTATCTTTTTCTGTTCCTAAAACAGCTAAAATTCCACCATCTTTGCGAAATGTATACAAAGAATTGTTGGAGGATGTGCCTGGTTTTGAAAAGCCCAAGCATGGGAATTTAGAGACATGGGCAGATCAGGGGGTCTTTCTATTGAACGCTTTCTTGACAGTAGAGCATAAAAAAGCAGGTTCGCACCAAAAAATTGGTTGGGCAAACTTTACCGATGCGGTTATTAAAAAAATCTCTGACGAGCGAGATGGTGTGGTTTTTATGCTTTGGGGAAATTTTGCTAAAAAGAAAGCTGCTTTAGTTGATGCTGAAAAACATTTGATTTTGGAGGCTGCACATCCCTCGCCATTGGCGGGACCAGCTTTTTTAGGCAACCAGCATTTTTCTCAAGCGAATGCCTATTTAGAAAAACAGGGAAAAACACCTATTGACTGGATTTTGCCTGTTGAATAG
- a CDS encoding tetratricopeptide repeat protein — MTEKELIEREELLEDILDALEDGDYEEAEDLADEAIEAFPEEAFGYYYVGEAMFLQGDIDDAIEYYQQAIEKASDNPDYKARLALMHAKLGEEEKAKQIYKSILEVHDDHVDTLVAMGVYASNENDFKGALGYLDKALEAAPDYDVAYKVRAIVHTSLGNYSEALEDLSKALEKNPDDRELWLQKINLHNMSGDAKATEEAFKAWIGQDPEDANRYKSQGEFYAEQEKHKMAEIAYTHAIEKEIYGDLAALNSILGRAWARLHQGNSAGAIEDFSRVIDLDAKLIDSYIGIAEARVKEGSVDAAITYLDLGLDIVLDDKWMLYNKKGIIYTQAENWDAAAAAFQGLLEMDDEEINAEGHFSMGKMYQAKGDLEAAFRSWRKASDIFHLEAEECIEKYCTPFLSVELKEKEHTLLDEMEGVFKANKLSSVLKPTFNKFWKVNIKTTSSKNPMFAKIPAKMEKQIMGLLENICLGLDYKGLLMLNPGQETIRMLYKIKNEGTKTVIINGIPLNGTFEREFTLSIDGQYLSLKGFGDEEADVDLYLEAVDTSNLPQKVEAELKKLAQNGDLDLMSDEFKALLFDQLLT; from the coding sequence ATGACAGAAAAGGAGCTCATTGAGAGAGAAGAACTACTGGAAGACATCTTGGATGCCCTAGAAGATGGAGATTATGAAGAGGCAGAAGATTTAGCAGATGAAGCAATCGAAGCTTTCCCCGAAGAAGCATTCGGTTATTATTATGTTGGTGAAGCCATGTTTTTGCAAGGAGATATTGATGATGCTATTGAGTATTATCAACAAGCAATAGAAAAAGCTTCTGATAATCCTGATTACAAAGCACGATTGGCTTTGATGCATGCAAAGTTAGGAGAAGAAGAAAAAGCAAAACAAATTTATAAAAGCATCTTAGAAGTACACGATGACCATGTAGACACTTTGGTTGCTATGGGGGTTTACGCTAGCAATGAAAACGATTTTAAAGGTGCCTTAGGTTACTTAGATAAAGCTTTGGAAGCGGCACCTGATTATGATGTAGCTTATAAAGTTAGGGCTATTGTGCACACGAGTCTGGGAAATTACTCAGAAGCATTGGAGGATCTTTCTAAAGCACTAGAGAAAAATCCTGATGATAGAGAGCTATGGTTGCAAAAAATTAATTTGCACAATATGAGCGGTGATGCCAAAGCAACTGAAGAGGCCTTTAAGGCTTGGATTGGTCAAGACCCAGAGGATGCCAATCGCTACAAGAGCCAAGGAGAATTTTATGCAGAACAGGAGAAGCATAAAATGGCAGAAATTGCTTACACCCATGCCATCGAAAAAGAAATTTATGGCGATTTGGCAGCACTAAATTCTATTTTAGGAAGAGCTTGGGCTCGCTTGCATCAAGGCAATTCTGCAGGTGCTATAGAAGATTTTAGTCGTGTGATTGATTTGGATGCCAAATTGATTGATTCCTATATTGGGATAGCTGAAGCTCGTGTGAAGGAAGGTTCTGTAGATGCGGCCATTACTTACTTGGATTTAGGATTGGATATTGTCTTAGACGACAAGTGGATGTTGTACAATAAAAAAGGAATTATCTATACCCAAGCAGAAAATTGGGATGCCGCAGCTGCTGCTTTTCAAGGATTGTTAGAAATGGATGATGAAGAAATCAATGCAGAAGGGCATTTTAGCATGGGAAAAATGTACCAAGCAAAAGGAGATTTAGAAGCTGCTTTTAGGTCTTGGCGCAAAGCTAGCGATATTTTTCATCTGGAAGCCGAGGAGTGTATTGAAAAATACTGTACGCCATTTTTGAGTGTGGAATTAAAAGAAAAAGAACACACCTTATTGGACGAAATGGAAGGCGTTTTTAAAGCAAATAAACTATCATCAGTTCTTAAACCTACTTTCAACAAATTCTGGAAGGTCAATATAAAAACGACTAGTTCTAAGAATCCAATGTTTGCAAAGATACCAGCCAAAATGGAAAAGCAAATTATGGGGTTGTTGGAAAATATTTGTTTGGGATTGGATTACAAAGGACTACTTATGCTTAATCCTGGACAAGAGACCATTCGTATGTTGTACAAAATTAAAAACGAAGGGACTAAAACAGTGATTATTAATGGAATTCCATTAAATGGGACTTTTGAACGCGAATTTACATTGAGTATTGACGGGCAATATTTGTCCCTAAAAGGATTTGGAGACGAAGAAGCAGATGTTGACTTATACTTGGAAGCTGTTGATACTAGTAATTTGCCTCAAAAAGTAGAAGCAGAGTTGAAAAAACTAGCCCAAAATGGCGACTTGGATTTGATGAGTGATGAATTTAAAGCTTTGTTATTTGATCAATTGTTGACGTAA
- a CDS encoding 1-acyl-sn-glycerol-3-phosphate acyltransferase, with product MAEETEEVIELKKVPVDLQPVNYPMPMVEEMTSWPIHKLSQEREEFMKYASEFTTQLIINKKRKESMSEAIAKVLYLERMRIVNEPWKVDPPDEMDFWNDIRKKLLRKSLDQTEADVKEYNHRLLRRITERYLREIMSNFKISTYKMAQKFLPKLFSTILNASSIFRSKKRLQDKLQIVGDVETIRALVPQGTIVLVPTHFSNLDSILVGWAADQIGLSAFTYGAGINLYNKILGYIFPRLGAYGLDRRKKNDFYLETLKAYSQLNMERRVHSIFFPGGTRSRSGALEDKLKMGLLGTAIDAQGNLFQSKADNKIFIVPVVLNYHCVLEAKNLINSHLERTGKELYLIEKKAFGGAYNFLKFFWKFFSSTSEIVVNFGQPMDVLGNFVNKNGQSLDKRGNIVDLEGYFISGGIIQNDQQRNAQYTKMLAKQIVKRYSRENVVLSSHLVAHTAFNIFMKKYPSLDLYGILRLPKEDRVIALEVFQKNIELLRNRLLELNLAGKVRLSNVVKNGSVQELIKHGIDNIGIFHVQKALFIDKKQQIKSENLNLLLYYHNRLLGYHLSEHIEVTNIK from the coding sequence ATGGCAGAAGAAACCGAAGAAGTAATCGAATTAAAAAAAGTACCTGTTGACTTGCAACCTGTCAATTATCCTATGCCAATGGTAGAGGAAATGACGAGTTGGCCGATTCATAAACTCAGCCAAGAGAGAGAAGAGTTTATGAAATATGCTTCTGAATTTACAACTCAGCTGATCATCAACAAAAAAAGAAAGGAAAGTATGAGCGAAGCCATTGCCAAAGTACTCTACTTGGAACGGATGCGCATCGTTAACGAACCTTGGAAAGTAGATCCGCCTGATGAGATGGATTTTTGGAATGACATTCGAAAAAAATTGCTTCGAAAGTCCTTAGATCAAACAGAAGCTGATGTCAAGGAATACAACCATCGTTTGTTAAGAAGAATTACAGAACGTTATTTGCGAGAAATCATGAGCAACTTCAAGATTTCTACTTACAAAATGGCTCAAAAATTTTTGCCCAAATTATTTAGTACCATTTTAAATGCGTCTAGTATTTTTCGTTCTAAAAAAAGACTCCAAGACAAACTCCAAATTGTTGGTGATGTAGAGACCATTCGTGCCTTGGTTCCTCAGGGGACAATTGTTTTGGTTCCAACACATTTTAGCAATTTAGATTCTATTTTGGTAGGTTGGGCAGCCGATCAAATTGGGCTCTCTGCATTTACTTATGGCGCAGGAATTAATTTATACAATAAAATTTTAGGTTATATTTTTCCTAGACTGGGTGCTTATGGTCTAGATCGCCGCAAAAAGAATGACTTTTACTTAGAAACCCTAAAAGCATACTCGCAGCTCAATATGGAGCGTAGAGTACATTCTATTTTCTTTCCTGGAGGCACTCGTTCTCGCTCTGGAGCATTAGAAGACAAATTAAAAATGGGCTTGCTTGGAACAGCTATTGATGCTCAAGGCAACTTATTTCAAAGCAAAGCCGACAACAAAATCTTTATTGTTCCTGTTGTATTAAATTACCATTGTGTTTTAGAAGCCAAAAATCTAATCAATTCACATTTAGAGCGTACGGGCAAAGAATTATATCTGATCGAGAAAAAAGCGTTTGGTGGAGCTTATAATTTCTTAAAGTTTTTCTGGAAATTTTTCTCTTCTACTTCTGAAATTGTCGTTAACTTTGGGCAACCAATGGATGTTTTGGGAAATTTTGTCAACAAAAATGGACAAAGTTTAGACAAACGTGGCAATATTGTTGACTTGGAAGGCTACTTTATTTCAGGAGGAATCATTCAGAACGATCAACAACGCAATGCTCAATACACTAAAATGCTTGCCAAACAAATTGTCAAGCGTTATTCTAGAGAGAATGTTGTTTTGAGCAGCCATTTGGTGGCGCATACTGCTTTTAATATCTTTATGAAAAAGTACCCTAGTTTGGATTTATATGGTATATTAAGGCTTCCTAAAGAAGATAGAGTAATTGCATTGGAAGTATTTCAAAAAAATATTGAATTGCTTCGAAATCGCCTTTTAGAATTAAATCTAGCTGGCAAAGTTCGCTTGTCGAATGTTGTTAAAAATGGAAGTGTCCAAGAATTAATCAAGCATGGAATTGATAATATTGGCATTTTTCACGTGCAGAAAGCACTCTTTATTGATAAAAAACAACAGATCAAAAGTGAAAATCTTAACCTTTTGCTTTACTACCATAATCGCCTATTGGGGTATCATTTATCAGAACACATTGAAGTAACTAACATAAAGTAA
- the mnmD gene encoding tRNA (5-methylaminomethyl-2-thiouridine)(34)-methyltransferase MnmD, translating into MATIIKTEDGSNSIQSAQFEATYHSIHGAIQETQTVFIEAALKHKATTQNELSILEIGFGTGLNAFMTYLEALKLELQIHYTGVEAYPISEAIAKQLNYAELLNAQDKEQQFLNMHAQTNEWLECAPNFKFYKQVGQFEDITAQNQFDIIYYDAFAPSVQPELWETTMLTQMYQALKPKGVLTTYCAKGVFKRRLKEIGFDIEAIPGPIGKREMTRATKK; encoded by the coding sequence ATGGCGACAATTATAAAAACTGAAGACGGCTCTAACAGTATTCAATCAGCCCAATTTGAGGCTACGTATCATTCCATTCATGGTGCTATTCAAGAAACACAAACCGTCTTTATAGAAGCAGCCCTAAAGCACAAAGCTACAACTCAAAACGAATTGAGCATCTTGGAAATAGGATTCGGAACTGGTCTAAATGCTTTTATGACTTATTTGGAAGCCCTTAAATTAGAGCTCCAAATTCACTATACTGGAGTAGAAGCCTACCCTATTTCAGAAGCAATAGCAAAACAATTAAACTATGCGGAGTTATTAAACGCACAAGACAAAGAACAACAGTTCTTAAATATGCATGCCCAAACCAATGAGTGGCTTGAATGTGCTCCTAACTTCAAATTCTACAAACAAGTTGGTCAATTTGAAGATATAACTGCTCAAAATCAGTTTGATATTATTTACTATGATGCTTTTGCTCCTAGTGTTCAGCCTGAACTATGGGAAACAACTATGCTGACTCAAATGTACCAAGCTCTAAAACCCAAGGGAGTCCTTACCACCTATTGTGCAAAAGGAGTTTTTAAACGTCGTTTGAAAGAAATTGGGTTTGATATAGAAGCAATTCCTGGTCCTATTGGAAAACGTGAAATGACGCGTGCTACCAAAAAGTAA
- a CDS encoding GyrI-like domain-containing protein: MDTHTPYFYRLVPVLDYIRSHYNEPIAIKELEQISFYSYRSLQRIFKSLFGETIGSYQKRLRLENAAKLLHYSDKSITDIALEVGYADLQAFRKAFKKQYNIAPSSKRPELLQLLNQYQQQLQYPQQDIQALDAKKIQLPPIRVVFKTHQGTYDNQQIAVVWEDLFRTYPELTRAQEYGLIFDDIDITHPDICRYDACLSCPKDWTAQQSPTKTIGANTYMRFLHQGSYDNIDVTYNTIFGGWLLENEGNFSTGAIIEHYYYNQNHTTNEADFLTHIYIPI; the protein is encoded by the coding sequence ATGGATACACACACTCCCTACTTTTATCGTTTGGTTCCTGTACTGGATTATATTCGCAGTCATTATAATGAACCTATTGCCATCAAAGAATTGGAACAAATTTCATTCTATTCTTATCGAAGTTTGCAAAGAATTTTCAAATCTTTGTTTGGAGAAACAATTGGAAGTTATCAAAAAAGACTTCGTTTAGAAAATGCTGCTAAGTTACTGCATTATTCTGATAAAAGTATTACAGATATCGCTTTAGAAGTCGGTTATGCTGATTTGCAAGCATTTCGAAAAGCCTTTAAAAAACAATATAACATTGCCCCAAGTTCTAAGCGTCCAGAACTATTACAACTATTGAATCAATATCAACAACAACTCCAATATCCTCAACAAGATATACAAGCATTGGATGCTAAAAAAATACAATTACCTCCTATTCGGGTCGTTTTCAAAACCCATCAAGGAACCTATGACAACCAACAGATTGCGGTAGTTTGGGAAGATTTGTTTCGTACTTACCCCGAATTAACAAGAGCACAAGAATATGGTTTAATATTTGACGATATTGATATTACGCACCCTGATATTTGTCGTTATGATGCTTGTTTGAGCTGCCCTAAAGATTGGACAGCCCAACAATCCCCAACCAAAACGATTGGAGCGAATACCTATATGCGTTTTTTACACCAAGGAAGTTATGACAATATAGATGTTACTTACAATACTATATTTGGAGGTTGGCTTTTGGAAAATGAGGGCAACTTTTCTACTGGTGCTATTATCGAACATTATTATTACAACCAAAATCATACTACCAATGAAGCTGATTTTTTGACTCATATTTACATTCCTATTTAA
- a CDS encoding agmatine deiminase family protein, whose amino-acid sequence MQSMNLFTSLFFSLFSLTSCQKDSLPYSNQIDDDKMLLVITPPSIHNHYYADAYDDIVAFDIAYAKHILGKDNVIVLGDAATIDYLKQHLPEDILLQQNLEDIWLRDCSMVMPYAPIQFRYAAAAQGNQADADYVQEKFNAFANKYKIKFSTSPYTLDGGNFVDNYNGRAILSDRFLEDNHLTYQAAKAYLKQALGLNEVAIIPNDDPNGLAHADGQVMFIDNNTIAVTDYNEPAYQQLIHDELRTAFPGIKLLKVPTIRDTTIWDARFGSSCGVHINSTVTKHHIYLPVFGNATDDQAIQLIQRNSSKTVVPIDASLVCRMGGSVRCLSWQVAGENAKRLIEAARQ is encoded by the coding sequence ATGCAATCAATGAATTTGTTCACGAGTCTTTTTTTTAGCCTATTCTCATTAACAAGTTGTCAAAAGGACAGCCTCCCTTATTCCAATCAAATAGACGACGACAAAATGCTATTGGTTATTACACCACCATCTATTCATAACCATTATTATGCTGATGCCTATGATGATATTGTAGCCTTTGACATTGCTTATGCCAAACATATCTTGGGAAAAGACAACGTCATTGTGTTGGGAGATGCTGCTACAATTGATTACCTCAAACAACATCTACCTGAGGATATTTTGTTGCAACAAAATTTAGAAGATATTTGGCTAAGAGATTGTTCTATGGTCATGCCCTACGCTCCCATTCAATTTAGATATGCCGCTGCGGCACAAGGAAACCAAGCAGATGCCGACTATGTCCAGGAGAAATTCAATGCTTTTGCCAACAAATACAAAATCAAGTTTTCTACAAGCCCTTATACCCTAGATGGTGGTAATTTTGTAGATAATTACAATGGTCGAGCCATTTTATCCGATCGTTTTTTAGAGGATAATCACTTAACTTATCAAGCTGCCAAGGCTTACCTTAAACAAGCATTAGGACTGAATGAAGTTGCCATTATTCCTAATGACGACCCTAATGGTTTGGCACATGCAGATGGTCAAGTCATGTTTATTGACAACAATACGATAGCCGTAACAGACTACAATGAGCCTGCTTATCAACAACTCATTCACGATGAACTTCGCACGGCTTTTCCTGGTATTAAGCTGCTAAAAGTTCCTACCATTCGAGACACAACTATTTGGGACGCTAGGTTTGGTTCCTCTTGCGGTGTTCACATCAATAGTACTGTTACCAAGCATCATATTTACCTACCTGTTTTTGGTAATGCAACTGATGACCAAGCCATACAACTCATTCAACGTAACAGCTCAAAAACAGTAGTGCCGATTGATGCCAGTCTAGTTTGCCGAATGGGGGGTAGTGTTCGATGTTTGTCTTGGCAAGTAGCAGGGGAAAATGCCAAACGTTTGATTGAAGCTGCTCGCCAATAA
- a CDS encoding tetratricopeptide repeat protein, producing MKLILMTLLVLSCFCSVTAQKRSTFEEAEDAYFSFQYKDAAQLYTTLLIEDDPEWNYYIYYRRAYCYYGLKEYDKALQDAKKALSINSKNDNYRKVKGQSFWLMASIFSEQGAHEKAVEYLTYTSKILNESLIWNNIGYSQLKIEKYEDALEAFNKALELNIENPYSFSNRSFVYLKLGQLDKAQEDLKKALEFDPYNPYAYKYKGILHLELGESDKACEAFNKAKELGYETFNLGQSADSEEVNDLIKEHCATAK from the coding sequence ATGAAATTAATACTAATGACCTTGTTAGTCCTTAGCTGCTTTTGCAGTGTAACTGCACAAAAAAGAAGTACATTTGAAGAAGCTGAAGATGCTTATTTCTCATTTCAATATAAAGATGCTGCCCAATTGTATACAACATTGTTAATAGAAGATGATCCTGAGTGGAATTATTACATCTATTATCGCAGGGCTTATTGTTATTATGGTTTGAAAGAGTATGATAAAGCGCTTCAAGATGCTAAAAAAGCATTAAGCATTAATAGTAAAAATGACAATTACAGAAAGGTGAAAGGGCAATCTTTTTGGTTGATGGCAAGTATTTTTTCAGAGCAAGGTGCCCATGAAAAAGCTGTCGAGTATTTGACATATACTTCTAAAATTTTAAATGAATCGCTTATTTGGAATAATATAGGATATAGTCAATTAAAGATAGAGAAGTATGAGGATGCTTTAGAAGCATTTAACAAAGCGTTGGAACTGAATATTGAAAATCCATATAGTTTTAGTAACCGTTCTTTTGTTTATCTTAAATTAGGGCAATTGGACAAAGCACAAGAAGATCTAAAAAAAGCCTTAGAGTTCGATCCTTACAATCCATATGCCTATAAATACAAAGGAATACTCCATCTTGAATTGGGAGAATCGGATAAGGCTTGTGAGGCGTTTAATAAAGCCAAAGAATTAGGTTATGAAACATTTAATTTAGGGCAATCGGCAGATTCTGAAGAAGTAAATGATCTAATAAAAGAACATTGTGCTACTGCTAAATAA